Proteins from a single region of Phycisphaeraceae bacterium D3-23:
- a CDS encoding PQQ-binding-like beta-propeller repeat protein: MPSRKTSFHHRRASMCCLMLLPALLLAAAQAAAQWPQYLGPTGDAVSPETGLLEAWPEAGPPEAWQIELGPGFGGAAVHNGQVFLLDREHGESDVLRVLDLATGEELWRHSYEAMGRVGYEGSRSTPAVTEQHVFTTGEFGHLHAFNRATRDVAWSVNLMEAYPGEREPEEEGGGRRRGRGGGRGGDNGQNWGYGTNPLLVDDLVVVVSPPANTPGLVAYDQLTGEVAWESEPFGCGNWYVSPLLKTIADTRGIAIRTDVELFFIDPDNGETLFRTPVFERGMIPIPPVTVLPDGERVFVTSGYEAGSVMLNVTRDADGGFQVEEVYRTVEGSQIHPGIAIDGHLYINHTENSNSRGARQRYAGLACVDLATGEVKWNTGDDPFVGRGAILYVDGKLILQDAEGGKLFLIEPSPEGFRPISSFQAVDAQQRQAWAPLAIADGRLLVRDQSGMKCFSLREDR, translated from the coding sequence ATGCCATCACGCAAGACCTCCTTTCATCACCGTCGTGCGAGCATGTGCTGCCTGATGCTGCTTCCGGCACTGCTGTTAGCCGCTGCCCAGGCCGCCGCGCAGTGGCCGCAGTACCTCGGCCCGACCGGTGATGCCGTGTCACCCGAAACGGGGTTGCTTGAGGCGTGGCCCGAAGCCGGCCCGCCCGAGGCGTGGCAGATCGAGCTTGGGCCCGGGTTCGGCGGCGCGGCGGTCCACAACGGGCAGGTCTTCCTGCTGGACCGCGAGCACGGCGAGTCGGATGTGCTGCGCGTCCTCGATCTGGCAACCGGCGAAGAACTCTGGCGGCACAGCTACGAAGCCATGGGACGCGTGGGCTACGAGGGCTCCCGCAGCACCCCGGCGGTGACCGAGCAGCACGTCTTCACAACCGGGGAGTTCGGGCATCTCCACGCCTTCAACCGAGCGACCCGCGATGTCGCCTGGTCGGTCAACCTGATGGAGGCCTACCCCGGCGAACGTGAACCCGAGGAAGAAGGCGGCGGACGTCGCCGTGGCCGAGGCGGCGGACGCGGGGGCGACAACGGGCAGAACTGGGGGTACGGCACGAATCCGCTCCTGGTCGACGACTTGGTCGTCGTGGTCAGCCCGCCCGCCAACACGCCCGGGCTGGTCGCCTACGATCAACTGACAGGTGAAGTGGCGTGGGAGTCTGAGCCCTTTGGTTGCGGCAACTGGTATGTTTCACCGCTTCTTAAGACGATCGCCGACACGCGAGGCATCGCGATCCGTACCGATGTCGAGCTGTTCTTCATCGACCCAGACAACGGCGAAACGCTTTTCCGAACCCCTGTATTCGAGCGGGGGATGATCCCGATCCCGCCGGTCACGGTGCTGCCCGACGGCGAGCGCGTGTTCGTCACCAGCGGGTACGAGGCCGGCTCGGTCATGCTGAATGTCACGCGTGACGCGGACGGCGGCTTCCAGGTCGAGGAGGTGTACCGCACCGTCGAAGGCAGCCAGATCCATCCGGGCATCGCCATCGACGGCCACCTGTATATCAACCACACGGAGAACTCGAACTCTCGCGGGGCTCGGCAACGGTACGCCGGGCTCGCCTGCGTCGATCTGGCGACGGGTGAAGTAAAGTGGAACACCGGCGACGACCCGTTCGTGGGACGCGGCGCCATCCTGTACGTGGACGGCAAGCTCATCCTGCAGGACGCCGAGGGTGGCAAGCTGTTCCTGATCGAGCCGAGCCCCGAGGGCTTCAGACCGATCAGCAGTTTCCAGGCCGTCGACGCGCAGCAGCGTCAGGCCTGGGCCCCACTCGCTATTGCTGACGGGCGTCTTCTTGTCCGGGACCAGAGCGGGATGAAGTGCTTTAGTCTGCGTGAGGACCGCTAG
- a CDS encoding FtsX-like permease family protein, producing the protein MTLFGLLLRSLWHFRRTNLGVVLGVAVATTVITGALIVGDSLRYTLGRTADQRLGSSSYALIGGDRFFTTDLANRLAPGSSGVIVIEGVASTPDGERRANHIALIGIDPAFAEMMGLPRVPAPGAAFPSRAVSEQLGVTPGDEIIIRVSRPSALPTDAALVDASQPPLALRVEVVDGGVTDVNGGRFSLRAEQRPPLNLFVHRDWLATQLEQPGRANLALSRTPIEAFEPTLSDLSLELIPRPSGQELVTPRVFIDASIEEGLAELPGTRILTYMVNTVSLGDKQSPYAMVAASNKLGGLELADDEIAINAWLAEDIGAAVGDTLTLTYYLPDEGDRLVEGSTTLTVARIVEIEGGFADPALTPDFPGLAEAEALRGWDAGPAIDRGRIRDKDEEYWDDHRATPKAFVNLETGQRLWSNRFGTLTAIRFAGDVSEADLTEHIDAGKLGLSPINVREQALAAAAGTVDFGQLFLSLSGFIIIAGMVLTATLFAMSVEQRARQLGVVMAMGLSRGQVARLVIGEGAVLALAGACLGLGGAFAYAHGVVAALTGEWSGAVADSAVSVHLRPGTLVIGPVGAAAVSLVTMALGLMSLLRRPAQELLRGAVGRVSGRPKAPIWLVIATAVMLIIVGLICLSSARQATGMRAALLGFGCGAACLALLLLAFYFVMILRIHRDQPPPARITMTRLAAFNLIRRRGRSLAAVVTLSCGVFLVVAVSGFRLSSEIDTHNRQAGTGGFATIVESTQPIRYDLNTQLGRDHYFLDASDLPPGSVVAFRVNNGDDASCLNLNKTSRPRLLGVDPMQLSDRRAFPFTSHQDPREAWRLLQPATRGSGRPVPVIADANTAQWALKLPVGGTMALTDEAGRPFDVQLVATLDNTILQGSLVMDEETFERLFPTTSGHRLLLIDAEGDEQRTRRADLLQEAMVDEGLTITPTTDRLAQYNQVQNTYLTIFQALGGLGVVLGSLGLGVIAARNLIERRSELALLSAVGVSRRRIFIIQLIEHGQLLCLGLAFGVLAAAIPASQQGPLLGTAWRSSLAAIGATLAAGLMAIVLGLRSAGKGRLTEALRRD; encoded by the coding sequence ATGACCCTGTTCGGTCTGCTGCTGCGTTCGCTCTGGCACTTCCGCCGCACCAACCTCGGCGTCGTCCTGGGCGTCGCGGTCGCGACGACGGTCATCACCGGAGCGCTCATCGTCGGCGACTCGCTGCGATATACCCTCGGCAGGACGGCCGACCAACGTCTCGGCAGTAGCAGCTACGCGCTCATCGGTGGCGACCGCTTCTTCACCACCGACCTCGCGAACCGACTTGCGCCCGGCAGTAGCGGTGTGATCGTTATCGAAGGCGTCGCCTCGACCCCCGACGGCGAACGACGCGCCAACCACATCGCGCTCATCGGTATCGACCCCGCCTTCGCAGAGATGATGGGTCTGCCCCGCGTCCCGGCCCCCGGCGCAGCATTCCCCAGCCGGGCGGTCTCGGAGCAACTCGGCGTCACGCCGGGCGACGAGATCATCATCCGTGTCTCCAGGCCTTCAGCCCTGCCGACGGACGCAGCGCTGGTCGACGCGAGCCAGCCCCCGCTCGCGCTGCGCGTGGAGGTGGTCGACGGCGGCGTCACCGATGTAAATGGCGGCCGCTTCAGTCTCCGCGCAGAGCAGCGTCCCCCTCTGAATCTCTTCGTCCATCGCGACTGGCTGGCGACGCAACTCGAACAGCCCGGGCGGGCCAATCTAGCGCTTTCCCGGACGCCGATCGAGGCCTTCGAACCCACCCTTTCCGACCTGTCGCTTGAACTGATCCCACGCCCGTCAGGACAAGAACTCGTGACGCCGCGGGTGTTCATCGACGCCTCGATCGAGGAGGGCCTGGCCGAGCTGCCCGGGACGCGGATACTGACCTACATGGTCAACACCGTCTCGCTCGGCGACAAGCAGTCGCCCTACGCGATGGTAGCCGCGTCGAACAAGCTCGGCGGCCTCGAACTCGCCGACGATGAGATCGCCATCAACGCCTGGCTGGCCGAAGACATCGGCGCTGCCGTCGGCGACACGCTGACGCTGACCTACTACCTGCCGGACGAGGGCGATCGGTTGGTCGAGGGGTCGACGACCCTGACTGTCGCACGGATCGTGGAGATCGAGGGTGGCTTCGCGGACCCGGCGCTCACACCGGACTTCCCCGGCCTGGCGGAAGCCGAGGCACTCCGCGGCTGGGACGCGGGCCCGGCGATCGACCGCGGGCGCATCCGTGACAAAGACGAGGAGTACTGGGACGACCACCGGGCGACCCCGAAGGCCTTTGTCAATCTTGAAACGGGACAACGCCTCTGGTCCAACCGCTTCGGCACCCTCACCGCGATCCGTTTTGCGGGCGATGTCTCCGAGGCCGACCTCACCGAGCACATCGATGCGGGCAAGCTCGGGCTGTCGCCGATCAACGTCCGCGAACAGGCTCTGGCCGCGGCGGCGGGGACGGTGGACTTCGGCCAGCTGTTCCTGTCGTTGTCGGGCTTCATCATCATCGCCGGGATGGTGCTGACGGCGACGCTGTTCGCCATGTCGGTCGAGCAGCGTGCAAGGCAACTCGGTGTTGTGATGGCGATGGGATTGTCCCGTGGGCAGGTCGCACGGCTGGTCATCGGCGAGGGGGCAGTGCTTGCGCTGGCCGGCGCGTGCCTGGGGCTCGGCGGTGCCTTCGCCTACGCACACGGCGTGGTTGCCGCACTCACGGGCGAGTGGTCGGGGGCCGTGGCCGACTCGGCGGTGTCCGTCCACCTGCGCCCGGGCACGCTGGTGATCGGCCCGGTCGGCGCGGCCGCGGTCAGCTTAGTCACGATGGCGCTGGGACTGATGTCGCTGCTGCGCCGCCCTGCACAGGAACTGCTCCGCGGAGCGGTCGGCCGCGTCTCGGGCAGACCGAAAGCACCCATCTGGCTTGTCATCGCCACCGCTGTCATGCTAATCATCGTCGGGCTGATATGCCTGAGCTCCGCCCGGCAAGCGACGGGGATGCGGGCTGCCTTGCTCGGCTTCGGCTGCGGCGCGGCATGTCTGGCTCTACTCCTCCTTGCGTTCTACTTCGTGATGATCCTACGCATTCATCGCGACCAGCCGCCGCCGGCTCGCATCACCATGACGCGCCTCGCCGCATTCAACCTGATCCGTCGGCGGGGGAGGTCGCTCGCTGCGGTCGTCACCCTGAGTTGTGGCGTCTTCCTTGTCGTCGCCGTCTCGGGGTTTCGCCTCAGCAGCGAGATCGACACCCACAACCGCCAGGCGGGCACCGGCGGGTTCGCGACCATCGTCGAATCCACCCAGCCCATTCGATACGACCTGAATACCCAACTCGGGCGAGACCACTACTTCCTCGATGCCTCCGACCTGCCCCCGGGTTCGGTCGTCGCCTTCCGGGTCAACAACGGCGACGACGCGAGCTGTCTGAACCTCAACAAGACCTCCCGGCCACGCCTGCTCGGCGTCGACCCGATGCAACTTTCGGATCGCCGGGCGTTCCCGTTCACGTCCCACCAGGACCCGCGCGAGGCTTGGCGGCTGCTGCAACCCGCCACGCGCGGCAGCGGTCGGCCGGTCCCCGTGATCGCCGACGCCAACACCGCGCAGTGGGCTCTCAAGCTGCCGGTCGGCGGCACGATGGCACTCACCGACGAGGCCGGCCGGCCCTTCGACGTGCAACTGGTCGCGACGCTGGACAACACGATCCTCCAAGGCAGTCTCGTCATGGACGAGGAGACGTTCGAGCGACTCTTCCCCACAACCTCCGGCCACCGGCTACTGCTCATCGACGCGGAAGGCGATGAGCAGCGCACCCGACGCGCCGACCTGCTTCAGGAAGCCATGGTCGATGAGGGCCTCACGATCACGCCTACGACCGATCGACTGGCCCAGTACAACCAGGTCCAGAACACGTACCTGACGATCTTCCAGGCGCTGGGCGGCCTGGGCGTCGTGCTCGGGTCGCTGGGGCTGGGCGTGATCGCCGCTCGCAACCTGATCGAGCGACGCAGCGAACTCGCACTGCTCTCGGCCGTGGGCGTGTCGCGCAGACGCATCTTTATCATCCAATTGATCGAGCACGGCCAGCTCCTGTGCCTCGGCCTCGCATTCGGCGTGCTGGCCGCAGCGATCCCGGCGAGCCAGCAGGGCCCGCTGCTCGGCACGGCATGGCGGTCGTCACTCGCCGCGATCGGGGCCACGCTGGCCGCGGGCCTGATGGCGATCGTGCTCGGCCTCCGGTCGGCAGGCAAGGGCAGGCTGACCGAAGCGCTCCGCAGAGACTGA
- a CDS encoding ABC transporter ATP-binding protein, which yields MTHAEVNPLLVVEGLSKSFPGITDGRAVNVLSGVTLSLERGDSIAIVGPSGCGKSTLLNILGTLDTPTAGTIRFMGEDLAAISESKRVRLRAQSIGFVFQEHHLLPQCTAIENTLIPTLAKGVGKQGRASRAAELLDRVGLSNRMGYRPDQLSGGQRQRVALVRALINQPALLLVDEPTGALDGKNADQIIDLLIELNQAENTAMLMVTHATHLAQRLDRTLRLEAGTLVDGGAA from the coding sequence TTGACCCACGCCGAAGTCAACCCGCTGCTGGTCGTGGAGGGCTTGAGCAAGTCGTTTCCCGGCATCACCGACGGCCGGGCCGTCAACGTGCTCTCAGGCGTCACCCTGTCGCTGGAGCGTGGCGACTCGATCGCCATCGTCGGGCCCAGCGGCTGCGGCAAGTCCACGCTGCTGAACATCCTCGGCACACTCGACACACCGACCGCCGGCACGATCCGATTCATGGGCGAAGACCTCGCGGCTATCTCTGAGTCCAAACGGGTACGGCTGCGCGCACAATCCATCGGCTTCGTCTTCCAGGAGCACCACCTGCTGCCCCAGTGCACGGCGATAGAGAACACGCTCATCCCCACCTTGGCGAAGGGTGTCGGCAAGCAAGGCCGGGCCAGCCGCGCCGCCGAACTGCTCGACCGCGTTGGGCTCAGCAACCGCATGGGGTACCGCCCCGACCAGCTCTCCGGCGGGCAGCGCCAGCGCGTCGCACTCGTCCGTGCTTTGATTAACCAACCCGCCCTGCTCCTAGTCGACGAGCCGACGGGCGCATTGGACGGCAAGAACGCCGACCAGATCATCGACTTGTTGATCGAGCTGAATCAGGCCGAGAACACGGCGATGCTGATGGTCACCCATGCCACCCATCTTGCACAGCGGCTGGACCGAACGCTCCGGCTTGAGGCGGGCACGCTCGTAGACGGGGGCGCGGCATGA